In the genome of Pristis pectinata isolate sPriPec2 chromosome 25, sPriPec2.1.pri, whole genome shotgun sequence, the window ATGTAGGAAGAAGGTATTTGGATAGATCTGGATATTAACTTAAGTCCTTGAACCAAAACTATTTGATGATAAAATGGGTGCCACCTATGTGTGAAACATAAACCAGTGCATTGCTCCTGGGAGGATTAGCTGCACCAGTCATTATGAACAGTCTTACAAACATCAGAGTGGTCCTTGGAGCCAGTGGATCATTCCCTGTGGATCAATGGAAGTTTGGAAGCTCTGTGACTTTCATGTGCAATAGTGTCTGTGGAAGGCATTTTGCTAGGAGACCTTCCAAGGCTTGAGTTCTGGGCTCTCTGGTCTTCCCCAAGTTCCAGACAAAGTCCATGCATCAGCATTTCTGACTGGATTTATCATCATCCATGCCTGTGCTATGTAATACACTATACTTGCATACAAAAGCAGGTCAAGTTTTTCATCAATTCCACACATTTTTACATTGAGTTAGGTGCCCAGTTCCAAAAGAAAACAGAGCCTTAGTGCCCTCCTAACCTCATCTGTGCTTCAGATGAACTGTCTATAAAGGACAGAATTCCTCAGCATTCAGGCAGTTCTGGACATAGGCACTTGTGTTGGTGTTAGAGGGACAAGTGATGCATAGTCCTCAAAGGTATAAATGAGTAAGTACAGAGTAAACAATGGAATTTTatgaaaagtgatctcattgaaacataaataattctgaaagagattgataggttgtaGCCAAGAAACCGTTTCCTCTAGCTGAAGAGTGCAGAAGTAGGGGCCACATTCAGAGAAGTAGTCAGTCACGTTTATGATCTCTAACATTCAGGGAAATGTTCTGGGTCCTTCCCAGAAAACCGACTCAAGCCTACCTACTTGGAGAATGGCTCATTTACATTTAAGGTGTATTGGATCCTGATCTGACTGCATCCATTTGTAATTGGTGTGTATATACACAAATGCAGTCTGCAACCTTTGTGAATACAAATCTCACTGATGTTCTCCTCATGACGTGGACAGTCCAATCTGGCCCCTATGATTCATCAAGTTAAGATGACCAGATGTTTGATCTTAGCTTCATTCTGGGGTATCTTTAAGCAGTAGTGTGATTTGAATAATTCTATGAAATTGGATGTCTGCAAAACACTTTTGCCTCCAAATGAAAGATGGAGAGGGCAAACCAGTGTGGATTTTATATTTCTGTGACTAATGTGGTTCAGTTGGTAACATTCCAACTTTGAGTTAGAAATTGGTGGCCTTAAGTCCCACTCCAGCAGCTTGAGCATTAAAACAAAAGCTGACACACCAGTGTAATACTGAGAGATTGCTGAACTGACAGAGGTGCTGTGTTTAGGTTAAGGCACTAAACGGAGGTTCTGTCTGCTTCTCAGGTGGAGGGCATTGTTTCTAAAAACAGAGAGGCGCTATTCCTGGTATTTTGGGCAACAATCATTCCCTCTGTTATAATAATAAAACAGAATATCTGGTCTTTATCGCATCACTGTTCGCAGGATCTTTGGTACACAATTTAAATTACTAATACTGTAAAAGAATGTGACAAAAggagctacataaatgcaaacctAGATTTATGATAACAATGTGCAATTCAGAACAGCATCATCTTATCAATTAGATGACAGacaaagtagacagccagtatctttttccccagggtcaaaatatctaatactaaagggcatgcatttaaggtgagagggggaaagtttaaagaaggtgTGCAGGGTAagctttttatttttacacagagaattcggggggtgcctggaatgcactgccggggtggtggtggaggcagaaatgatggaggcatttaagaggctcttagatagccacatgaatgtgcagagaatggagggaaatggactatgtgcaggcagaagggattagtgtaattaggcatcattggcttaattagtttggcacaacatcatgggccgaagggcctgttcttgtgctttactcttctatgttctaaagtatgAGCAAAtttgaaggagacacaagagactgcagatgctggaatctggagcaacaatctactggaggatgctatactgttctataatGGTCATCTTGCTCTTGCTGTTGGATTCCACCTCAAACCCTTTCTTTTGATTCTGGATAGCAGAGGAATGTAGTGGATTATTACTTAAGCATTACTGTGCTCCAATCATCAGCTGCAAGCTTGCCTTCCATTTTTGAGGGAAGGATAAGATTACATGCAATGCCTGATACAaggtttttattaaaaataatacaattttgatgaattgatctgtgatCCAGGTGAAGAACATTGGTACTGGGCAGTGGAACATGGTGTCCTTTTGCAACAAACTGCAAAATCAAGTATTGTgcagtcagacacagagtgaaaggTCATCGATTGGAAATAACCCTCCTGAGAAGTCACctcctgacctgccgagtatttccaacattttctgttttaagatttccagtatttcccaTGTGCACAGGTCGAGTCCTCTCTCAAAACTGCATGCCTCTGACATTGCCAGAGTGAAACGTTCATTTCCATCTTATTACCAAATTCTTGGAAAAATTTAGGATCTGATTACAATATAAGGGAACTGCTTAAACCACATAGCAGCTGTTAAAGATGTTCATCTGTGTTTTCACTCAGACTGAGTGGTTTTGTACACATGTGTCAAAGGGCAAAAGATCAGTTTAATAACTCATTCCAGAAGccatttcccttctccctcaaatTCCTTGAATATTTGCACAGACTGTTATGAAACAATGAGTCAGTGAAATGTGTTTTACAAATAAATCAAACCTCAAGGATCTGCACTTGTATAATGACATTCATATCACTTTCAAGATAATGAAATCTCCAATGAGATAATTTTAAAGTGTGGTGAACAATGAAATGTGGGAAACATTGCAGCCAATTttcacatagcaagctcccataagtagcaatgtgataatggcaggactatttgttttagtgatgttggttgaatgcTAAACATTGCTGCATGACACCAGGGATaacctgtctacacttctctgaAATATTAATGTACAATCATTCACATCCACCTAGGAGATCAGATAGTGctcagctagtacagctgctgcttcacagccacCAGGTTCAATCTGGGTGccgtctgagtggagtttgcatgttctttctgtaatCATGTGGGATTTCTCTGGcccctccggtttcctcctacaaccCAAagacggtaggttaattggtcactataaattgcccccatgtgtagatgagtggtagaatctgggggaaattcgTGAGAATGTGGAGGAGAATAACATTTGGGATTATTgtcagattggtgtaaatggttggttgacttttggcacagacttggtaggctgaagggcctggttgtGTGCTGTACTCTCTGTAATTATGACGGGGCTtcggtttaaaatctcattttaaAGACAGTGTAGCTCTCCTTCAGAAATGTGCTGGAGCTCAAGGGTTTAGAACTGGGACTTTCTGCCACTTGACTGGTATTAAGCTAATACAGTTGTCATATATCAGACACTAGTTAACGTAAAATCAGACATAATACATTCTCTAATTCAAATGTGCAGTTAAAATTCCTTTAGATTTAGCCCTCATCAAATAATTTGTCATCCACCTACCCAAAAGGCCACTCTCTACGCAGCAGTAATCGAGGAGCACTGCTCCAGGCCACAGCTTCATAGCACGCAGTAACGTTTGGTAGAAGGCCTCCTCTGTAATTTTCTCTCCTCTAACATTTAACATCTGGCCTTTTCTGACaaagaaataaagaacaaattttgaggttctgcaaaatattttacagaaaacAAACTAAGTAAAACAAGCTGATGAAAGTGAACTCACACACCTGTATTTAAATTCAACCACCGGGCTCTGATTGTGAAAAGCCACCACCTTTACAACATCCCCTATCCGGTATCTGAAAGGATCAACAAAATCACATGCTCAGAATTATTCTGAGGTACAGAATGAAGTCCTTAAAGTTGAATTTTGAGTTTTCTGTCTATTTATGTAGAGTACTTCACACAGGGAGGCCCTGCGGTTGGAGACGaaaaaaaaactatgatgctggaggaactcagcaggccaggcagcatctgtggagaaaagcaggcggtcaacgtttggggttgggacccttcttcaggactgaaaataggaaaagtggaagcttaatatataggagggaaaagcagagcagtgacaggtggacagaagaggggaggcggggtgggcacagggaggtgatgggtagatgcaggtaagagatggtgataggcaaggtgcaggggaggaggggagagcagaaccacggtgggggggggtgagatgggtaaaaggtaagaagagagaggataaaaaagggctaggaaagggaagaagagaagaagcatggggtggggggaattacctaaagtgggagaattcaatattcatgctgttaagtTTCCCTGTAGTTGGAGACTGTGTCTATAATTCCCCAAATAACCAACAGCAAACCTCAGTTTCAGAAGCTTGCATGCAGTTCAGTTAACTGAGGCTTTGTCACCCAGTGAGCACAGAGTGGAAATAGATCTGTAGTCGGCAAGTGAGCAGAATATAGAAGATGGGAAGGGAGTTGATTTGTCAGCTTTTGTAGTTTTATAATCTGAAGAGGGAATTGGTAATATACTAGAAACTGCAATTCTGCCCAGTTCTTACCTCATCACCATCCCACTGCACAGCTTGGAATCTGACACTCAGAACACAAGGTCAATATTAACCAATTACtgcatcaaatcacctctcaacaTCTCTGCTCCAAGTAAAATAACCATAGCTTCTACAGCTGTGTAGCTAATATCAGTCAGCCACAGCACCATTATACCAAATGATTTTTGTGCATCTCTAGTATTGATGAGCAGAAAGGAACAAATTATATAATTAAAGCTAAACCAGTGTCTTATAGAGTTCTGATATAACCTTGTGTTTGTATCCTATGCCTCTGCCTATAAAGCCTGCGATACCATTCTTAATCACTTTGTTAACCCACCCTACCACCTTCAAAGATGTCTGTGCAAGTATACCCAGGACTCTGTTCCTGTATCCTGTTTAGAATTGTACTGTAATGACTTTGCTTGTTCTTCACACCAAAACTTTGCTGGATAATCGATAACATTCTGAAGTACACTTGCCAACATATAACCAAAAAAATCCCTTGGGCTTGCATAGATATTTTTAACCCCTGCTAGGTGTAGCATTAAATCTCTCATTTCTAACGGCATGAATCTGCCTGCAGGTTTTGCAGTTTTCTGGAACCTTTTATTGCATAATCAATTGCATCTGGTCTTAATGTGTTGGGAACCTCATTCGTTTTTGGCACGTGATGTCTTCACATGCAATTGTAAGAAGTTAAAAAACAGTCCAAAGCCCGAGGATAGAATTCTCCTACAACAGAATCATGTTGGATCAGAACACAGTTCATATCAGCTGTTCTGCTAAGCTGGGTGTTATTGAAAAATACAGTTAAACTATAATCTGCTATCTCATTGCACTGTTTTCCCATGTTCTCTTGAAACACACACCGGGACCCTGGTTGCCGAGCtcccattcagctcatcaggacTCAgttttcctttaaacttaccaggttgaCTGGAAAATTTATGATACTACTATGAAACATTTttataaagtgaattaaaattgtgtttgGGTAGTAATATGAATAACATACTATTTTGTCTGGAAAATCTTCCAGTCTAGTACCACCAAAGTactgagcatgccagattattgggGGTTTCCTGCTTATTTGATCCTATTATTTCCTGCTTACTGGGAAATAACTATATTGGCGATAGCATTTTAGTCAGCCAGGTTGAATATGATTGGATAATTCCCTACCAATCAAACATGGTGCGCAGActgctgtattggtattggtttattattgtcacttgtaccgaggtacagtgaaaagcttgtcttacaaaccgattgtacaggtcaattcattgcacagtgcagttacattgagttagtacagagtgcattgatgtagtaaaggtaaaaacaataacagtacagagtaaagtgtcacagctacagagaaagtgcagtgcaataaggtgcaaggtcacaacaaggtagatcgtgaggtcatagtccatctcattgtctaagggaactgttcaatagtcttatcacagtggggtagaagctgtccttaagtctggtggtacgtgccctcaggctcctgtatctcctacccaatggaagaggagagaagagagaatgacctgggtaggtggggtctttgattatgctggctgcttcaccaagacaacgagaggtaaagacagagtccaaggaggggaggctggtgtctgtgatgcgctgggctgtgtccacaactctctgcagtttcttgcggtcctgggcagagcagttgccataccaagctgtcatacatccagataggatgctttctatggtgcatcagtaaaagttagtgagagtcaaaggggacaaaccgaatttaaACCGAACTTACACACTGTAAGTGGCTCAGGTTGATTCTATAcacataatttatattttacaccctccactcactgcattttctgGAGTAATTATGCTGCTTTTAGCAGAAGTAGTTGTTGTCGTTCATTTCCTTCACTCATTAAACTGATTGTTTATTGAGTAAATTGACTCTGCTTACAACTGGCCGTTTGCTATGAGTCACACACCCTGCCCCATCTGCAATTCATTGACTGATATTATGTTGCCCGTAAGTAGTCTGTAATTGGAATGAAAGCCAGAATGATTTACTGCAACTGGATCAAAACTCTGGTGATTTCCCCAGTGTTCCATTCCCCATTTACCTCCAAATCCATGTCACTAAAAAACAAAATCTCATCACATTGTTATTTCTGAGAGCTTGGCTGTCACGTGTTCTACATTATAGCAATGGCTGCACTtcaaaaaaaataagttaaccgTTATAAAGAAGTTCAGGATGTCCTGAGGCTGCAAGAGGCACCACAGGTATCTGCCCAGAATTTGCTGTCTGCCCTTAATTGTGTTTCAAGAAAGTTGTTGGCACCATTTCAGGTGACAGTGTGTCTGGAAACATGTACCAGCAAGCATAAAGGGCAACCATGGTAGATTCCTCACCCAAGGAACATCAAGAAACCAGACgagtttttaaaatcacaatcTGGAAGCCCCATGGTCATCATTACCAATAGCTTTTCCAATTTTCCAATTCATTTTATTAACAGAATTTAATATTTCCCACCTGCAGTGGTGGAATGTGAACTCACAGTTATAGATCATTAGTCtacatctctggattattagtccagtaacacAACTCATATAATAGTTATCTGTGGCATGAATAATGATCCCTTGAACACAGTATAGACAGTTGTGGAAATATACTCTGGAGGTATGAAAGTGTAGGGAGTGCAGCAGTGAAATGGATAAATGGTGAAGCTTTATCATTGTGTTAACAATTTCAGTAGAGGGAATTTTGCATGTTACGTGTTTGTACATTTTGTATGATCCTCAGATCATGTGCTGGGTGTGGCTGGTTGCCTAGGATGAGAATCAGAGGAACAGTTGCTGCTTACACACATCAGTTAGATCAGAGCTCCATTCTGTGGCTGCATGTTGGTACTACAAGGTCATACAACATGAAGCTATAACAGGATGTCCTTTACTTTCCTCATGATCCCAATATGCCAGAAGTAAACCTGGATACGTCCCAAACTCAACAACAGCAGCAGTCAATCTTGGAGGCTCCAAAATACCAAAGAGTTTAGATGAAGGAATGTACAGCTATGTAAATACATTTGCTGATAACAACGAGTTATATGGAATAGTACGTAGAATAGATGGGAGCTCAAAGTCGTACAGGACCATTGATAGACTTGTGTGGGAAAATTTGCAACATAAGGAATTGTGCAAAGGTGTGAGATCCAACACCCAAAGCAAAATAGTAATTGCTAGGCAATGAGAAGCTAGCAAGTGCAGAGGAACAGATTTTGCGACCCATGTACGAATGTCATTGAAAATTACTAGCTGCAATATATAGTTTAGAAGTCTAATGGAACGTTAACCTTTAAGCCAAGAAGCCAGGAACACACAAGGGAAGGTGGAAATGCACAAAGTTCTGGTTAAAACTCATATGGAGtacagtaaataaaacaaaaaagcactgctggaaatgctcagcaggtcatacaATATCAATGGGAGGAAGCAACAGAGTTAATAGCCCTTCATGTGGAAGAGAGGATATACTGACCTTGGAGAAGGCGTGATTCAGGTTCATCAGAATTATAACAGGACTAAAACAgttactgaaaagcaaaaaactgcagatgtgcaAAATTTGAAATATAAGCAGAAACTGTTAGagttactcagcagatcagacagtatccagaaagagcgagagagcgagaaacagggctaatgttTCAGGACCAAATTAGTTATTGTGGGCTGAATTGTGCTGGTGGTCGTCAAAGGATCCAAAGAAAACCGCTTGCATTCAGCCCATTACAGTGAGTAGGGACCAGACTCTCACGGGTCCACTGTGAGCTTGGGACAAACTGAGTGATCGATGCTGTTAATCATAGTTAGATGGAGCATAAGTACTTTAGAAAGCATGATGACTATAAGGCTTTTAAAATCACATATGCTTCTTGAAGTTTGTTCACCTATTGACCTTCCACATAACTGGGATGCCTTCCTTGGATGGCAATAGCAAAGAGGATAGAGAATAAGCAGCCATGCCAGACATTGACCTGTCTGTCATCCTAGTGTGCACAATTCACTTAGCCACAGTGTTGCAATGCTATCTGACAATTTAACCTTTACAACATTTTCTATATTCATAAAACACAATCAACAGTAATATATAAAGAACATTTGGGCTGTATTTTTTAACCTTTGCCTTGGATGTAATTTTTGCAATATGCTGATGTTAAAAAACTTATAGAATGCAAGTAACAATGtttaaatttgcttttaaatATCTGATGATTTATACCTGTATAAACCAGATGCATTGGTGACAACCAGTTCATATAACTCATTTTCCTTTACTTCATCCATAAACAGTGTTTGTGGTTGCTCTTCTTCACAGAGGTTGACAGGAATAAATTCATAAAACATTGATTGTGGACATAGAAGGTAATGTCGTTCTCTCTGTTCTGGCCACAGATTCACTCCAATGAGACCTAAGAAAGAGGTTCAAGATGCTAATACAAACACACTCACATTTGCTTTAAGTGCCCTTGAGCTAGatcagggaaaataaaagagCCAGTGTTCCAATTCCTCACTGCTGTTCAATGATTCTTGTTGGAAAGTATGCACAAGGACATTAGGGGCTGAGAGTATCAGGATCCAGTTGCACAGTCTGTCAGCATTCACTGGCAACTCACCACAGCAGGAGCCAAATCCTCTAGTTGAGCCCAGGAGCAAATTGTAAATGGATTACTCCATGCCAGGGCCCACATTATTTGGTAACTTGTTCATGGGTTGTGTTGCTCATTGGTCATTTCTAATTGCCATTTCATCAAGTCCCATTGGTGTGGGTCTAAAGTCACATAGACCAGacaaggtgaggggggtaaatatcctttctgaaggacattagtgaaccaggtaacCAGGTGCATTTTTATAACGATTATGGCCACcattataaatgttttttttaaattgtacattTATTCAATTTCACGAACTTAAATTCCCTCACTACCTTGGGGAAATTTGAACTCACGTCTCTTGATCAATCTTCTAGTCCTTTGTATACAAGGTTTGTGACTCCACCACCATGCTAAACCAAGTTTCATTCAGCttctttaaaattgaaaatgtgcTTTCTGGATTGTCAATTGCTACATTAGATTAATACTAGAGGAACATTTCAAGCCCACTATTCCAGATCAAAACCAAGAACATAAGATCCCTGCAGCTGCACATCAATACAGAAGATCCCTATATAGGATCACACTGAAATTGCAGTATGGTATCAGGCTGCTTGAGCCAATCATGGAAACATCACAGCACAGGAAGCCATTCGACCCACTAAATCCTTCGTGGCTATATTGACGTTCACCTGCCACAACAGCTAATATCAAGTCCTAATGATGCAGCTTCATTCGATATGTCCCTGTCCCATGATACTACATGAATGTTTCAGAAGTTCTTCCGCCTAAAACCATTCTAGAATCTGCCACGTCCACATTGCAAGGTAGAAACCAGATGGTCAGTTGCACTGGGGAAATAACTGCTCTCACTCACTCTCAGTGATTTATATGTTTCTGATGTCTTTTCAGCAAGGTCTACACAGGCTAAGTTGCAAGGTTGTCACAcaaagcacatcatggaaaccagcctcccctccatggactctgtctacatttcttgctgcctcggtaaagcagccaacacaatcaaagacccctcccaccccagacatctcttcttcccccaccccccctcccccccaccgaacagaagatacgaaagcctgacagcatgtaccaccaggctcaagaacagcttctatcccactgttatgagactactgaacggacctctcgtaagataaaatggactcttgacctcacaatctaccttgtcgtgaccttacACCTTAGTCTGCctacacagcactttctctgtaactgtaacactttattatgtgttctgttattgcttttcccttgtactaacttgaagtacGGATGTAATAAaatctgtatggattgcatgcaaaacaaagtttttcactgtgcctcagtacatgtgacaacgatAAACCAACTTCCcaatttaaataactaaaaaggAAATCATCAAATAACTAATAAGTGGCCAGAACTTGCCAGATACACTGAATACCAGGACCTAGCTCTGCAAAACTGCCTTAACTGAAAGATAAGATTCAACTTCATGATAAGCAATTGAATATCCATGCATGTCTTGGAAAGCTTCAACTTCCGACTCGTTTCCATGAAGTCATTCACAAAAATGGTAGAATAAAGATGACCATGAGAAACTAATTAAACCTCATGACCAAAgtggtgcatcacctcacactgccAACTTTTAAAACTGGTTTATCAAACTTGTTAAGTTTTTACTTAATAATCAAGAATGTAATGACAGGAAAGCAGCCTGTGATCCTGAGACACGATCAACATAATCATTCGATTAACTTTGCCACATTTTTGAGATTCAAACACATGTTGAGATGCCCTGTGATCCTCTACATGGGACAGAAAAGGAGAAAGTCTATCTGGGCTGAGTTTAATACCCTGGATGCTCCTGCTAAACACACCATCAACCAAGTTTTTGACTACCATTCCATTTTAGGCTTGGCATCTTTCTCCCTACAATGCACTTCTGCTTTGGGATGTGTTTTTTCTATGTTAAAGgtgcaaaataaattcaaattcacGATCGCCAAGTATAACTTGGTGAGCCTGGGAGCAGGTTGCTTCACTTatctgaccttggaaggtgacaatcaaaagaagtttaaaaagaagttagggtatCATGCAAAGCCAAGAGAATCTTCATTACCTTCAGTGGCTGCATAAATAGAAGAATAAGTAGGAACACCTTCACAGTAGAATCGTTTCAGGTGATCACCATACAGTTCGTTTGCACCAGAATCCACAGCAAGAACCAAGTTGAGGTGGGGCCACACTCTGCGAGCAATTCCACTAAATCCGCTCACAAACTCTACGGCCAGTTCCGAGGCTCTTCGAGGATCAGGCTTTAACTGAGCATTTAACTTCAGGCGAATGTCATCAGCAACAGTCAGCTCGGGATTTATTCGTCCCAATCTAATGTCCTCAACCAATTGctcccactgatgctgcagaAAAGTAAAAGCGTGATAAATTATGGAAGCAAAGCTCGCCTCCAGGATTCCCAAGGTTCTATCTTTGAGAGCAAAAAGGAGATGAATATACTGTGCCTCAGCTGCAGTTGCTATTTCATATCCGGCCACTGGTGTTGAATATGAACTCAATGTGTGTTTGGAAGGCATGGGGGAGACACAGTTGGGGCCAACTAGaatacctgattctgattttctccAAACGGGAGGGTAGAAAAACTTTGCAGTTCTCTGTAGATTTCTGGTCTGTGGGTAGGCATTAATCTTTGCATTAAAGCATGCACCAAGGCCCTGCaacatggagaaaaaaaatcagtagttTTAGATGGTGTTAATATAAAGCAATGATAGCAAAGAGCTTCAATATACTGTAGAAATTACTATGGTTATTTCTATAAAAAGTATCTATCATTCTAATAATAGGGACTACCTTGCCCTTAAGGACTTGTTTAAAGATAACATTCAAACTGTAAATTTCACACCAGTCAGTAGTGCCAGAGAAGGCTCTCCATTTACCTGGATAAGTTCAACTCCCGTTACACCCAAGCAACTCAACACCCATCCAGGTCAagacacccacccaccacccaactCACTGACTCCATCAGCCACATGGTGGCTGATGTGCATATACCGATGAAATGGTGCACAGCAAAAGCCAAGGCTTCTTCAGTAGCACTTCCCAATTCAGTGACCTCCAAAACCTAGGACTAGGGTAGAACAGCTGCATTGGCACACCAcatccacagagttcctccaagtcatacactaaCCCAGCTTTAAAATGTATCACCCTTTTCTTATTGTTACCAGATGAAAAACCTGGCACACTCTACCGAACCACACTGCAGGAGTACACTCACCACAATAATCACAGTGGCTCCAGCTATACCATCTCAAGGTCCATTGAGACaaggcaattaatgctggccttgccaatgaccaCTATGTCCATCACACTGATAAAAAAATAAACTAGTTGTATCAAAACTAACTTGCAAATATTAAACTGCACTTTGAAATCACATTAACCAGCCCACCCAGTTATGTTTATCTCATTTTAATGGcttgcataaaaaaaactttcagcaGGAGACCTGTTGAT includes:
- the ghdc gene encoding GH3 domain-containing protein — encoded protein: MLLLAAFVISALWILVLLWYDIYRKSQGQKRPFFGLLHHYLFQRCASLLSLWQRRGLEFSTEDVQRVQQRVLLHRIRRNRNTEYGKLYRFSEVTDRDSFCSLHPLTQYGHYKDYIWRIGKGEENVLISERPSVLCVTSGTSGSTTILLCVKAATNDFHQGLGACFNAKINAYPQTRNLQRTAKFFYPPVWRKSESGILVGPNCVSPMPSKHTLSSYSTPVAGYEIATAAEAQYIHLLFALKDRTLGILEASFASIIYHAFTFLQHQWEQLVEDIRLGRINPELTVADDIRLKLNAQLKPDPRRASELAVEFVSGFSGIARRVWPHLNLVLAVDSGANELYGDHLKRFYCEGVPTYSSIYAATEGLIGVNLWPEQRERHYLLCPQSMFYEFIPVNLCEEEQPQTLFMDEVKENELYELVVTNASGLYRYRIGDVVKVVAFHNQSPVVEFKYRKGQMLNVRGEKITEEAFYQTLLRAMKLWPGAVLLDYCCVESGLLGPFCGGSDPHYEVFVEIEGVRNLSEDQRYKLDQCLQEDSVVYQSFRRKGSIGPVRVHIVATGSFKELTDFIIANLGTSHNQFQMHRVLKNKEFLDFIQRKVIS